The sequence CACGGTGCCACCGGAGATCACCGGGTACGCGTTCTTCACCAGGGTGACGAACTGGTCCTCGAACCACTGGCCGGCGAGCGGCGCGTTCGGCGTGGCGCCGGTGAGCTGGTTCTTCAGCTTGGGCGAGACGAACGTCGGGTCGCACATGCGGTCGAACCGCTTGCCCTGGTCGTTCGGGATGTCCGACGACGCGCCGTCCGACTCACCCGGGGGCTTGATCCAGACGAAGGCGTCCAGGTGCGACGCGGTGTAGCCCGACGGCGTGGCCTGCGGGAGCATGCCGATGCCCGCGCCGAGCGGGTTGCACCAGGCGCCGCGGTGGACGCGCTTGTCCACGCGCGACTGGTTGACGTAGGTGTTGAGGTCGGTGCTGGTCGAGACCGCGGTCGGTCGGGCGGGGCCGCCCCAGCCGTTGCGCGAGGTGTCGATCAGCATGCCCAGGCTGGAGGGGAACCCGGCCGCGACCAGGAGCCGGTGCATGTGCGCGGTGAAGTCGACCTCGTCGAAGTCGAAGTTCCACTCGTAGAAGTCGCTCGAGCGGATCGGGTTGCCGCCGCCCAGCGTCTTCGACGAGTCGGGCAGGAACGGCTCCTCGAGCGGCGTGGTGTTCGCGACGTCGGACACGAACCCGTCGATCGACGCGAAGCCCGCGGTGGTCGTCTTGGCGACCTCGGCGAAGAGCTGCGCGGCGGGACCGGCGTTCGAGTCCCAGCCGAGCCAGCCCGAGTGGCCGATGTCGATGTAGTTATAGACGTTGGGGATCGCGTGCAGCTTGTCGAGCGCGTACTTCACGCCCTGGCGGTAGTACGGCGCGGCCTGCTGGCACGTCGACTCGCTGATGTTCGTCACGAGGTTCGGCAGCGAGTCGGGCTCGATCGTCGCCGAGATGCGCAGCCCGGCGTACTTCGGCTCGGCCAGCATCGCGGCGATCGGGTCGATGTACTCGGTCTTGTAGCGCGCCAGGCCGGCGTCGGTCGCGGGGAGCTCACCGTTCGACGCGAGCGCGTAGCAGTCGCGGCCGGGCAGGTCGTAGATGACCAGGTTGACCACGATCGGCGTGCTGCCCTGCTTCTGCGCGAGGGCGTTGTCGAGGTGGAAGCGCAGGCCGTTGCCGTCCGCGTTGCCCTCGATGGCGCTGATGCGGTCCATCCACACCGCGGTGGGCTGCTTCGCCACCGTGGCCATCCGGGCCGCGAGCGACGAGTCGCTCTGCTTGGCCGCGGACGCCTTCACGGCGGACGCCCAGGTCGGGTTCACGTACTGCGTGGCGCCGGCGTACGGGTTGTCGACGTGCGGCTCGGCAGCCTGCGCGCCGGACATGAACGCCATGGAGAGGGGTACTGCTGCGAGCACAGCCGTCGTGGCGGCGGCGACGGCGCGACGCCGGCGGGTGCCGGCGGTGCGGGGTCCGTGTCGGGACACGTGGTCCTCCGAGGGATCGAGCGGCCCGCCCGCGACGACGCTGTGCGGACGAGGGCCGCCCCGGGAAGTCGTCGGCGACCGGGACCCACCTGACCACGCCGCCGATCTGCGGGGGAGCGGGCGAATCGATTAGGACGAATGACCCGAACCGGTTCGCGACGGGCCCGGCTCCCGATCACGGGACCGGTACCACGTCGAGGCACCCGCGGCGCCCGCGACCTCGTCGTCAGCGCGCGTGCGGCGCGGTGCTGCCCCGCACGGCCAGCGCCGCGACCTGGAGCGGGACACGCACCGGCGCGTCCTCCGGGCCCGCGGCGAGCGCGCCGAGCACGGCCGTCGCCAGGGCGGTCCCCAGCTCGGCACCGAGCGCGGGCAGGCTGCTCAGGGCCGGCGTGGCCAGGCGGCACAGCACGCTGTCCGCGCCGGCGACGACCGACAGGTCCCAGGGCAGGACCAGACCCGTGCGCCGGGCGACGTCCAGGGCGGCGAGCGCCATCAGGTCGGTCTCGAGCACCAGCGCGGTCGGCGGCGCGGCCGCCATCAGCAGCCGGCGCGCCGCCGCCGCGGCGCCCTCGGCGGTGCCGTCCGTGGCCGCCGCCTCCAGCTCCGCACCGCCCGCGGCGAGCGCCCGCCGGAGGCCGGCCTCGCACTCGGCAGTGCGCACCCAGTCGGCGGGTCCCGTGACGGCCGCGACGCGCGTGTGCCCCAGGTCGAGGAGGTACCGCCCCACCCGCGCGTACGCGTCGGCGTCGTCGACCTCCACCGCGGACAGCTCCGGCGTGATGTGCGGGGGCCCGACGACGACCGCGCGCAGCCCGGCGGCCGCGACCGCCGCGAGGCGCCGGTCGTCGACCCGCACGTTCGGCACGACGACCGCCTCGCAGCGACGCTCGGCGCCCCACCGGGTGTACAGCTCGGCCGCGGCGACGTCGTCGTCCACGACCCGCAGGTCCACCGAGAGGCCGCGCGGCGCGAGCGCGCGCTGCAGCGACGCCACGACGTCGAGCACGGGCGCGCCGTGCAGCGCCTCGCCCGCGACGATCGCCAGCCCGACGGCCTGCGCGCCGGCGCGCATCGACCGGGCGGCGGGGTTGGGGCGCCAGCCGAGCTCGTCGGCCACGCGCAGCACGCGCTCGCGGGTCGCCCCGGAGACGCCGCGCCGGTCGTTCAGGGCATAGGACACGACGGCGGTCGAGACGCCCGCGGCGCGCGCGACGTCCGAGATGGTGGGGCGTCGTCCTGCTCGGGGTGCTGCCGGAGTGGTCACAATCGCCTAGTGTGTCGCCCGATGCGTCCGAATCGCATCATCTCGGCTCCGACGACGTTGACGGGGTGGCAGGGTGGTCTCAGCGGGAACAGGTCGGCACGGGTCCTTGGCGAACCCCGCTCGACGGACGGTCGGGGTGCTCGCGCCCGTCGTCGGCGGCTTCTACTTCGGGGCGGTCATCGCCGGCGTCGCGCGGGCGTGCCGCGCGGGCGGGCACCGCGTCGTCGCGGTCCAGACGTACCCGGCGGGTCTCGACCGCGAGGGGGCGGCGGAGCCCGACGACGTGCCCGTCGCGCTCGGCGCGGTCGACGGGCTGGTGGTGCTCAGCGGGGCGCTGCCGCACGAGCGGCTGAGCCGGCTCGAGGCCAGCGGGCTGCCGACCGTGCTGGTCAGCGAGGAGCTCCCGTCCCGCAGCGTGCCCGTCGTGCTGCCGGACAACGCCGCGGGCGTGCGGGCCTCGGTCGAGCACCTCATCCAGCACGGCCACCGGGCGATCGGGTTCGTCGGGTCGCTCACCCAGCGCGACATGCGGGAGCGGTTCGCCGCCTACCGCGACACGCTCGCCGCGCACGGCCTCGAGGCGGACGGCGCGTGGGTCTACGAGGCGAGCGACAACAACGAGCCCGGTGGCCAGGCCGCGGCGCGCCGGCTGCTCGCGGCCGGCCTGCCCACGACCGCGGTCGTCGTCGCGACCGACCGCAACGCCGCCGGCCTGATCGCCGGCCTGCGTCATGCGGGCCTCGCGGTGCCGCGGGACCAGGCCGTCGTGGCGTTCGACCACGCCGACTTCGGCGCACGCCTCACCCCGCGGCTCACGACCGTCGACGCGCACTTCGACCGTGTCGGCGAGGCCGCCGTGCGGCTGCTCCTGGCGCGCCTGCGGGGCGAGGTCGTGCCGGTGGGGGAGCACCGCACCGCCACCTCGCTCGTGGTGCGCGAGTCCTGCGGCTGCACGCCCCTGACCCGCACCGACGCCTCCCGGGACGACTGGCGCGACGACCTGCTCGACCTCACCCGCACCGCGTTCTCCGGCGGGCGCGGGCTGATCCCCGGCCCCCACGACCCCCGCACGCACCGCGAGGTGCGCCCGGACCCGCGCATCGACGTGCGCGCCGAGGCCCGCACCGACGCCCGCACTGACGCCCGTTCCGAGCGGCACCCCGACCGGCACCCGGAGCGGCACCCCGACCGTCGCGCCGAGCGGCACGAGCGACGGACGCCGCAGGAGGCCTGGTGCCACGCGGTCGTCGAGCCCCTGGGCGCGGCCCTGGGCGGCGCGGTGCCGGACGACGCGGCGATGGCGCGGCTCGCCGAGCTCACCACGGCGCTGCAGCCCTACCCCGACGCGCTCGAGCTGCTCGTCGCCGCGGTGCACCGTGCTCGCGACACGCTGCTGGTCGAGCAGCCGGCCGGCACCGCGGCCGCCACGCTCGAGCGCACCACCACCGCGGTCATCCTCGCGCTCACCCGCGGCTGCACCGCGGCGCTGCTCGGCCGCGCGGGACGCCTCGAGGCGACCGTGGAGCACCAGTACGAGGTGGCGATGGACCTGCTGCGGGACGGCACCGACCCGCGCACGCTCGAGTGGCTCCCGCGCGGGCTGCGCGGGCGCGCGTGCCTGGCGCTGTGGGTCGACGGGCCCGGCGGAGACCGCGAGCTGGAGATCGTCGGGGTCCGCGACGCGGCAGGCGCCCTGACCCGGCTCGTCGGGACGCGCACGGTGCCCGCCGACTTCCCGCCGCTGCCGATGCTCCGGGGCGGGCTGGTCGCCGAGGCGACCTTCGTGGTGCCGGTGACCTGCGGCCGCAGCGACTGGGGGCTGCTCGCCGTCGAGGGCCCGGTCGAGGCGCGCTCCACGACCGCGCGCGACCGGTTCAACCACTGGGCCGCGCTGCTCGCCGTGGCGCTCGACCAGCAGAGCCTCCTCGCCTCGCTGCACGAGCAGCGGCTCCAGCTCGAGCAGGCCGCGGCGCGCGAGCGCGCGCTCGCGGACGCCGTGCGGGTCAGCGAGGAGCACTACGCGCTGGCGTCGATGGCGGCCGACGACGGGACGTGGGACTGGGACGTCTCGAAGGGCACCGTGTACTACTCGCCGCGCTGGAAGCAGACGCTGGGCTACGACGACGAGTCGGTCGGCTCGTCGCCGACGGAGTGGCTCGACCGTGTGCACCCGGCGGACCGCGACGAGGTCTCGACCGCGATCGCCGCGTCCCTCGCCGGGGTCGACTCGACGCTCGAGCTCGAGCACCGGGTCCGCAGCGCGGGCGGCGAGTACCGCTGGTTGCTCTGCCGGGCGATGACCGTGCTCGACGACGCGGGCTGCCCCGCCCGGCTCGTCGGGACGATCGTCGACGTGACGGACCGCAAGCAGGCCGAGCTCTCGCAGCAGCGCGACGCGCTGCGCGACGCCGAGACCGGCCTGGCGACGCGCCTGCTGTTCCTCGACCGGCTCGGGGCGGCGGTCGTGCGTGCACACCGGATCGACGACTACGACTGCGCGCTCGTCGTGGTCCGAGCGCCCGTCGTCAGCCAGCCGGGCGGTGCCCGCGGAGCGGCGTCCACCGAGTCGCTCCGCGAGGTCGCGGAGCGGCTGCGGGACGCCGTCCGCGCGGGCGACACCGCGGCCCGGAGCTCGGACGACGAGGTCGCCCTGCTGCTCGAGGACACCGGCCCCGGGGGCGTGCCGTCACGCGTGCGGGGTGTCCTCGACGCGCTGGTCAGCGCGATGGGTGACCGGGTCCGGATCGGCATGGTGCCGAGCCTGCGGGGCTACGAGGACGCGGGGGCCGTCCTGCGCGAGGCGGACATCGCGGTGGCGCGGGCCGCCGCGGGCAGCGTGGCCCGCAGCGGCCCGCGCTGACCGGTCGTCAGCTGCGGCCGCGCGCCGGGCCGTGCCCGGGGCCACCGTGGTGCCCGCTCGTGTGGCCGGTGGTCGGACGGCTCGTGCCGTGACCCCCGCGCGGGCCGGCGTCGAGGCGGATCCGCAGGGGCCGCCCGGCCACCCGCGTGCGGGAGAGCTTGTCGACGGCCTCGGGCGTGAGGCCGCCCGGGATGTCGACCAGCGCGAAGCTGCCGAAGATGTCGATCTTGCCGACGTCGGCGCCGGTCAGGCCGCCCTCGCCGGTGAGCGCTCCGACGAGCGCGCCGGGCTGCAGGCCGTCGCGGTGCCCGACCGCCACGCGCCAGCGCGGCGACCCGCCGGCGATGTGGGTGCTCGCCCGGCGACGCGGGGCGGCGTCGTCGTGGTCCCG is a genomic window of Cellulomonas fulva containing:
- a CDS encoding substrate-binding domain-containing protein, producing the protein MLAPVVGGFYFGAVIAGVARACRAGGHRVVAVQTYPAGLDREGAAEPDDVPVALGAVDGLVVLSGALPHERLSRLEASGLPTVLVSEELPSRSVPVVLPDNAAGVRASVEHLIQHGHRAIGFVGSLTQRDMRERFAAYRDTLAAHGLEADGAWVYEASDNNEPGGQAAARRLLAAGLPTTAVVVATDRNAAGLIAGLRHAGLAVPRDQAVVAFDHADFGARLTPRLTTVDAHFDRVGEAAVRLLLARLRGEVVPVGEHRTATSLVVRESCGCTPLTRTDASRDDWRDDLLDLTRTAFSGGRGLIPGPHDPRTHREVRPDPRIDVRAEARTDARTDARSERHPDRHPERHPDRRAERHERRTPQEAWCHAVVEPLGAALGGAVPDDAAMARLAELTTALQPYPDALELLVAAVHRARDTLLVEQPAGTAAATLERTTTAVILALTRGCTAALLGRAGRLEATVEHQYEVAMDLLRDGTDPRTLEWLPRGLRGRACLALWVDGPGGDRELEIVGVRDAAGALTRLVGTRTVPADFPPLPMLRGGLVAEATFVVPVTCGRSDWGLLAVEGPVEARSTTARDRFNHWAALLAVALDQQSLLASLHEQRLQLEQAAARERALADAVRVSEEHYALASMAADDGTWDWDVSKGTVYYSPRWKQTLGYDDESVGSSPTEWLDRVHPADRDEVSTAIAASLAGVDSTLELEHRVRSAGGEYRWLLCRAMTVLDDAGCPARLVGTIVDVTDRKQAELSQQRDALRDAETGLATRLLFLDRLGAAVVRAHRIDDYDCALVVVRAPVVSQPGGARGAASTESLREVAERLRDAVRAGDTAARSSDDEVALLLEDTGPGGVPSRVRGVLDALVSAMGDRVRIGMVPSLRGYEDAGAVLREADIAVARAAAGSVARSGPR
- a CDS encoding LacI family DNA-binding transcriptional regulator, encoding MTTPAAPRAGRRPTISDVARAAGVSTAVVSYALNDRRGVSGATRERVLRVADELGWRPNPAARSMRAGAQAVGLAIVAGEALHGAPVLDVVASLQRALAPRGLSVDLRVVDDDVAAAELYTRWGAERRCEAVVVPNVRVDDRRLAAVAAAGLRAVVVGPPHITPELSAVEVDDADAYARVGRYLLDLGHTRVAAVTGPADWVRTAECEAGLRRALAAGGAELEAAATDGTAEGAAAAARRLLMAAAPPTALVLETDLMALAALDVARRTGLVLPWDLSVVAGADSVLCRLATPALSSLPALGAELGTALATAVLGALAAGPEDAPVRVPLQVAALAVRGSTAPHAR
- a CDS encoding glycoside hydrolase family 6 protein, which produces MAFMSGAQAAEPHVDNPYAGATQYVNPTWASAVKASAAKQSDSSLAARMATVAKQPTAVWMDRISAIEGNADGNGLRFHLDNALAQKQGSTPIVVNLVIYDLPGRDCYALASNGELPATDAGLARYKTEYIDPIAAMLAEPKYAGLRISATIEPDSLPNLVTNISESTCQQAAPYYRQGVKYALDKLHAIPNVYNYIDIGHSGWLGWDSNAGPAAQLFAEVAKTTTAGFASIDGFVSDVANTTPLEEPFLPDSSKTLGGGNPIRSSDFYEWNFDFDEVDFTAHMHRLLVAAGFPSSLGMLIDTSRNGWGGPARPTAVSTSTDLNTYVNQSRVDKRVHRGAWCNPLGAGIGMLPQATPSGYTASHLDAFVWIKPPGESDGASSDIPNDQGKRFDRMCDPTFVSPKLKNQLTGATPNAPLAGQWFEDQFVTLVKNAYPVISGGTVDPDPVDTVAPSVPAGVTVGAVTSSSVALSWTASSDNAGGSGLAGYDVYRGTTLVGSTTTASYTATGLTPSTAYSFTVRAKDKAGNVSAASTAVSATTQPGTVTDTVAPSVPTGLAAGTATTSSIPLSWNASTDNAGGSGVAGYDVYRGTTLVGSSTTTSYTATGLTADTAYSFTVRAKDNAGNVSAASSALSARTKAAVEPTPDPTTPQPGASCKVSYQASSWNTGLSANVKVTNTGSTALNGWTLKFTFANGQQVTQGWSATWTQSGSAVTATNAAWNGSLAPGASTDIGFNASHSGTNTAPTSFTLNGATCTVA